The genomic stretch TACTTTTATATCATGATACCGTTCCAGGTCATCCCGGATTCTTCGATACCCTTTATCTGGGGATTCCTCATGGATCCGTTCAATGATATCTGCTATGCGCCTGTTTTCGGTTTCGCATGCGGGGATATTCCTGTTTATCCACTTATAGTATGCAGAGCGGGAAATACCACCAAGCTTACATAAAGCATGTATAGGATAGCCGTATTTTTCGTTTACCTCTTTGATTGCCTGGTAAATACTTTCATGGCGAATCAGGCTTAATACCGCCTCCTTTCTATCTCCTCGAGTTTTTTTAAGAAGGATACCTCCATTTCGGCTCGTTCTTTTTCTGCTCTCAAAATCTTGTTTTCAGCCCGGAGTTTCTCTAACTCGTTCATTTGTTCTTTCGATTTCCTTTTTCCACGACTATCATTTAAAGCTTCAACTCCATCTGATTCATATTTAATGGTGTAATTGCGTGCCTGCTGATAGGATATCTGGTGTTTTTCTGCTGTTTCTCTGTAATTGTGATTATGTGCAATACAATACTGTACTATTTCCACTCGCTCATCAAATGTGGTGTTTCTACCTTTGGTCATGATACGGCCTCCTGTTCCGGAAGCTTTCAGCTTCTCATGACCATTATACTTCAAAATCCAGTTTCGTAGTTGGGATGATGAACGAATTCCATATTTTCTGCAGAGTTCAGAATAGGAACCCTTACCATTTAGATAATCTAGTACAGCATTTTTTTTTGTATCCGAAGAATAAGCGGTATTCTGGGAAGTAGTAATAAGACCTTCTTCTCCCAAAGATTGATATAAAGAAATCCACTCCAAAATGCGTGTCCCGCTGATACCTAATAACTGCGCTTCATGATTAGCAGAGGTCTTACCTGATAAATATCTTTGAACAATATTTATCTTTATTTCGAAAGAAAACTTAGCTTTTCTTCCCATAAAAATATGCTTCCTCCTAAGTAACAAGTTTTTTATTATTTCACTTGTCTACTTAGAGGGAAGCATATCACAACAGGTTATCTGTTTTGCATTATAGAAAGCATAAAATATTCCTGGAATCAGGATTTCTTATATCTTGGAATTGTAGTATGAGTTCCTTCTGTTTTGTGCAATTCGCCGTCCACTTATACCAAACTGGCCTTTTCCACTAGAATTCACTTCTTATTACTTTAGCCTGCAAAAGGATTTTCCGTAGGATAAAGAATACCCTTTGGTTGATTGTATCCGATTTCTTTTACATCAACCCCAATGTATTTAAACACTTCATAGATAGCCTTACCATAATGACCAAAAGCGACTGCTCCATGATGAGGATAATTCTTCTCAATCAGTACATGACGGTAGAACCTACCCATTTCAGGAATTGCAAATATACCGATACCACCAAAGGAACGGGTAGCTACAGGTAATACTTCACCTTGGGCAATATATCCTCTTAAGCCGCCTTCAGCTGTTCCCTGTAAACGGAAAAATGTAATATCTCCAGGTGCGATATCTCCCTCTAAGGTACCCTGTGTTACTTCTTCTGGAAGGTTTCTTGCCATAATCATCTGGTATTTCATGGAACAGAAAGCTAATTTGCCGGAAGTTGTATTTCCGCAATGGAAGCCCATGAAGGTATCTTTTAAGCTATAGGCGTGTTTACCCTTGATATCTTCCTCGTAAAGATCTGCCGGTACACTGTTGTTAATATCCAACAAGGTTACAGCGTCCTCACTGATTACTGTTCCGATGAACTCACTGAGGGTTCCGAAAATATCCACTTCACAGGATACCGGTATACCCATTCCTGTCAGTCTGCTGTTTACATAACAGGGCACAAAACCAAACTGTGTCTGGAAAGCCGGCCAGCATTTACCTGCTATCGCAACGTATTCTCTGGAGCCTTTATGCGCCTCTACCCAGTCTAACAGCGTAAGTTCATATTGTGCGAGCTTAGGAAGAATCTCAGGTTTCATGTTTCCTGCCCCCAGCTCTTCTTCCATACTTTTAACTACTTCTGGAATTCTGGAATCTCCGTCATGTTTGTGAAAAGCCTCAAACAAATCAAGCTCTGAGTTCTCTTCAATTTCAACTCCCAGATTATATAACTGCTTAATAGGTGCATTGCAGGCAAGGAAATCCTGGGGACGAGGTCCAAAGGAGATAATCTTTAAATTATTCAGTCCGTTTACTGCTCTTGCGATAGGCAGGAATTCCCCTATCATATCTGCGCATTCAGCTGCTGTCCCTACAGGATACTCGGGTATGTAAGCTTTGATATTGCGAAGCTTTAAGTTATAGCTGGCATTTAACATACCGCAATAGGCATCGCCTCTGCCCCCAATCAGATTACTGCCGGTCTCCTCTGCTGCTGCCACAAACATAACAGGTCCGCCGAACTCTTTGGCAAGTAATGTCTCTGCTGATTCCGGTCCAAAGTTACCCAGGTACACTACCAGTGCGTTGCAGTCAGCTGCTTTTACTTCCTCCAGTGCTTTTCTCATATGGATTTCATTTTCCACACAGGTGGGACATTCATATATCTCTCCGTATTTCTTCACAAACTCTGCCACAACAGCTTTTCTCCTGGATACGGACAAATCCATGGGAAAACAGTCTCTGCTCACTGCTACGATACCTAATTTCAATTCGGGTATATTTTTCATCTTGCTGCTCCTTTTCATACTAGCTCCCATTGTAAGTGCGGTACTGCCACACAGATAAGGTGCAATGCTGTCTTCTGCACATTAACACCACATGATGTAAGCTAAAGATAAATGATATTATTTACTAACTAAACTATTGTAATCCAATATGCTGATTCTTGCAAGTTCTATTCGAAAAGAATTTAAAATAAAAAGGCTGCAGCCTCACATGGTTGCCCCGTGATGCTGCAGCTTCTACTAAATGAAATATTCAATCGATTTTTCCGGGGTCTTCCGATTATTGCAGTTATACAAAAGCATTGCCTCCCTGCCTTTTGAAGGTCCGAACGCATAGCTTCTTACCGTAACTTCATTAAAGATTTCTTTTCGTACTTTGCG from Anaerocolumna sp. AGMB13020 encodes the following:
- a CDS encoding transposase: MGRKAKFSFEIKINIVQRYLSGKTSANHEAQLLGISGTRILEWISLYQSLGEEGLITTSQNTAYSSDTKKNAVLDYLNGKGSYSELCRKYGIRSSSQLRNWILKYNGHEKLKASGTGGRIMTKGRNTTFDERVEIVQYCIAHNHNYRETAEKHQISYQQARNYTIKYESDGVEALNDSRGKRKSKEQMNELEKLRAENKILRAEKERAEMEVSFLKKLEEIERRRY
- a CDS encoding L-fucose/L-arabinose isomerase family protein — encoded protein: MKNIPELKLGIVAVSRDCFPMDLSVSRRKAVVAEFVKKYGEIYECPTCVENEIHMRKALEEVKAADCNALVVYLGNFGPESAETLLAKEFGGPVMFVAAAEETGSNLIGGRGDAYCGMLNASYNLKLRNIKAYIPEYPVGTAAECADMIGEFLPIARAVNGLNNLKIISFGPRPQDFLACNAPIKQLYNLGVEIEENSELDLFEAFHKHDGDSRIPEVVKSMEEELGAGNMKPEILPKLAQYELTLLDWVEAHKGSREYVAIAGKCWPAFQTQFGFVPCYVNSRLTGMGIPVSCEVDIFGTLSEFIGTVISEDAVTLLDINNSVPADLYEEDIKGKHAYSLKDTFMGFHCGNTTSGKLAFCSMKYQMIMARNLPEEVTQGTLEGDIAPGDITFFRLQGTAEGGLRGYIAQGEVLPVATRSFGGIGIFAIPEMGRFYRHVLIEKNYPHHGAVAFGHYGKAIYEVFKYIGVDVKEIGYNQPKGILYPTENPFAG